In Streptococcus respiraculi, one DNA window encodes the following:
- the rapZ gene encoding RNase adapter RapZ, which translates to MSEKLHLVIVTGMSGAGKTVAIQSFEDLGYFTVDNMPPALLPKFLELMRHSQDNDKVAVVVDMRSRSFFAEIRKVLDEIESADDLDFKILFLDATDSELVARYKETRRSHPLAADGRVLDGIQLERELLAPLKNMSQNVIDTSELTPRNLRKEISDQFARLNSQPSFRVEVISFGFKYGLPLDADLVFDVRFLPNPYYQVDLRNLTGLDEPVFNYVMAHDESEEFYRHLLGLIEPILPGYQKEGKSVLTIAVGCTGGQHRSVAFAKRLADDLGKDWTVNLSHRDKDRRKETVNRS; encoded by the coding sequence ATGTCTGAAAAACTTCATCTTGTGATTGTCACAGGAATGTCGGGTGCTGGGAAAACCGTAGCTATTCAGTCTTTTGAAGATTTAGGCTATTTTACGGTTGATAACATGCCACCAGCTCTCTTACCAAAATTCTTAGAACTAATGCGCCATAGTCAAGACAATGACAAGGTAGCGGTTGTTGTTGATATGCGTAGCCGTTCCTTTTTTGCGGAAATTCGTAAGGTCTTAGACGAGATTGAATCAGCTGATGATCTGGACTTTAAAATTCTCTTTTTAGATGCGACGGATAGTGAATTGGTGGCTCGATATAAGGAGACACGTCGTTCGCATCCGCTTGCAGCAGACGGCCGAGTTCTTGATGGAATTCAATTGGAACGTGAATTGCTTGCACCGCTCAAAAACATGAGTCAGAATGTGATTGATACCTCAGAATTGACACCGCGTAATCTTCGTAAGGAAATTTCAGATCAGTTTGCGCGTCTAAATAGTCAGCCCTCTTTTCGTGTGGAGGTCATCTCTTTTGGATTCAAATATGGTTTGCCACTCGATGCGGACTTGGTCTTTGATGTGCGTTTCTTACCCAATCCCTACTATCAGGTTGATTTGCGGAATCTGACAGGATTAGATGAGCCGGTTTTCAACTATGTTATGGCGCATGACGAGTCCGAAGAGTTTTATCGCCATTTACTGGGGTTGATTGAGCCGATTTTGCCAGGCTATCAAAAGGAAGGTAAGTCTGTCCTCACCATTGCCGTTGGCTGCACGGGCGGTCAGCACCGCAGTGTTGCTTTTGCCAAGCGCCTAGCGGACGATTTAGGGAAAGACTGGACGGTCAACCTCAGTCACCGTGATAAAGACAGACGAAAGGAAACGGTTAATCGTTCATGA
- a CDS encoding ClC family H(+)/Cl(-) exchange transporter, which yields MENHHREFRFSVSSIMSFVWRGIIVGIVSGVVVSLFRLAIEMLFEEVTAVYHRAQTNPALLVPITLISLTVAWLIGLLVKSDPDIKGSGIPHIEGELKGLLRTDWWSVLWKKFIAGVCAISMGFMLGREGPSIQLGAMSAKGIAKFLKASRMETRAFIASGAAAGLSAAFNAPIAGLLFVVEEIYHHFSRMVWVTALVASLVANFISLNIFGLTPVLSMNQELPFLSLEQYWIFILLGIFLGAMGFGYEKVILNFHRFYDFLGRKFQIPPYAYGFIGILFVIPIGYFYPQLLGGGHRLIISLAQENLLLTTVCFYFLIRFIWSMISYSSGLPGGIFLPMLTLGSLLGMAFGLVLVQLHLISVDALPLFIVLGMAGYFGAISKAPLTAMILVTEMVGDLKQLMAIGVVTLVAYIAMDLLKGEPIYEAMLAKMTIAHTTDVVEPTLIELIVSEKIAGKKVRELTLPKNILITTQIHHKKSELVDGDTLLHAGATIFVVVNEKELGRVKELLM from the coding sequence ATGGAAAATCATCATAGGGAATTCCGTTTTTCGGTGAGTTCTATTATGAGCTTTGTCTGGCGCGGTATTATCGTGGGGATTGTGTCGGGTGTCGTGGTCAGCCTGTTTCGACTAGCGATTGAAATGCTCTTTGAAGAGGTCACGGCTGTCTACCATAGAGCTCAGACAAATCCCGCATTACTAGTCCCAATTACCTTGATTAGTCTTACTGTGGCATGGTTGATTGGTCTATTGGTTAAATCAGACCCAGACATCAAGGGGTCTGGTATTCCCCATATTGAGGGAGAATTGAAGGGCCTTCTTCGGACCGACTGGTGGAGTGTCCTCTGGAAGAAATTTATTGCAGGAGTGTGTGCGATTTCAATGGGGTTTATGCTCGGACGTGAGGGACCAAGTATTCAGTTGGGGGCTATGTCGGCAAAAGGTATAGCCAAGTTTCTGAAAGCTAGTCGTATGGAAACCAGAGCCTTTATTGCAAGTGGAGCAGCTGCAGGTCTTTCAGCAGCCTTTAATGCTCCAATTGCGGGTCTCCTTTTTGTTGTCGAAGAAATTTATCACCATTTTTCGCGCATGGTATGGGTGACAGCCTTGGTTGCCAGTCTAGTGGCCAACTTTATTTCCTTGAACATCTTTGGGTTGACCCCTGTTCTTTCCATGAATCAAGAGTTGCCTTTTCTTTCCTTAGAGCAATATTGGATTTTTATCCTTCTGGGCATATTTTTGGGGGCTATGGGCTTTGGCTATGAAAAGGTGATTTTAAACTTCCACCGTTTTTATGACTTCTTAGGAAGAAAATTCCAGATTCCGCCGTACGCTTATGGGTTTATCGGCATTCTCTTCGTGATTCCGATTGGCTATTTCTATCCGCAGTTACTAGGTGGCGGGCATCGCCTGATTATTTCTCTGGCTCAGGAAAACCTGCTTTTGACCACAGTTTGTTTCTATTTTCTTATTCGATTTATCTGGAGCATGATTTCCTACAGTAGTGGTTTGCCGGGCGGTATTTTCTTGCCCATGCTGACCTTGGGATCTCTTTTAGGAATGGCCTTCGGCTTGGTTTTAGTCCAGCTTCATCTGATTTCCGTAGATGCCTTGCCACTTTTTATCGTCTTGGGAATGGCGGGGTATTTCGGTGCGATTTCAAAAGCGCCCCTGACTGCCATGATTTTGGTAACGGAAATGGTGGGTGATTTGAAGCAGTTAATGGCGATTGGCGTTGTAACTCTGGTTGCTTATATTGCCATGGATTTGTTAAAAGGGGAGCCAATTTATGAAGCCATGCTTGCCAAGATGACCATTGCGCACACAACTGATGTTGTTGAGCCAACCTTGATTGAGCTGATTGTCTCAGAGAAGATTGCGGGGAAAAAAGTGAGAGAATTGACCCTACCGAAAAATATCCTCATTACGACCCAGATTCATCATAAGAAGTCTGAATTGGTGGACGGGGATACCCTTCTGCATGCAGGAGCGACCATTTTCGTGGTTGTGAATGAAAAAGAATTGGGCAGAGTAAAAGAATTATTGATGTAA
- a CDS encoding chloride channel protein, producing MKQIKETYQYSYGLCLRLAVVGVLIGLLVGMMDTIFGRVLLLVGEIRSAALFYLLPFLGLAGLLIVFFYQHFGKDTQKGMGLVFEVAHGEREAIPLRLLPLVVVSTWLTHLFGGSAGREGVAVQLGATISHRFNRYFHFPNSSQVLVVTGMAAGFAGLFQTPLAALFFAMEVVTIGQLNLYALLSSLFAVYTASSFSHFLGLEKFSHILPFAQTITVEVFLKCLLLGLLFGMTGNVFISLQSFFKKQAIHYLKNPYWRIALIGGALSLVLWFAHLGRYTGLGTNLIEASFSTHHIYSYDFLLKLLFTTLTLAAGFQGGEVTPLFSIGASLGVVLAPTVGLPIELVAAAGYIAVFASATNTLLAPILIGGEVFGFHNLPFFTITVIISYMLNRKQSIYSLQKAINIEEK from the coding sequence ATGAAACAAATAAAAGAGACGTATCAGTATTCCTACGGGCTTTGTTTGCGCTTGGCAGTCGTTGGAGTGTTGATAGGTCTTCTTGTGGGGATGATGGATACAATTTTTGGACGGGTCTTGCTCCTTGTGGGGGAGATACGCTCAGCTGCGCTTTTTTACCTCTTGCCCTTTCTAGGATTAGCAGGACTGTTGATTGTCTTTTTCTACCAGCATTTTGGTAAAGACACGCAGAAGGGCATGGGCTTGGTATTTGAAGTGGCGCATGGAGAACGCGAAGCAATTCCCTTACGTTTGCTTCCCTTGGTTGTTGTTTCGACCTGGTTGACGCATCTCTTTGGCGGGAGTGCTGGCCGTGAGGGTGTGGCAGTTCAGCTAGGAGCCACTATTTCGCATCGCTTCAATCGCTATTTTCACTTTCCCAATTCCTCTCAGGTGCTGGTGGTGACTGGAATGGCGGCTGGATTTGCTGGATTATTCCAAACACCGCTTGCGGCTCTCTTTTTTGCCATGGAGGTCGTGACTATCGGACAGTTGAACTTGTATGCCTTACTGTCTAGCCTCTTTGCAGTCTATACAGCTAGTAGCTTCTCACATTTCTTGGGATTAGAAAAATTTTCCCATATTCTTCCTTTCGCGCAGACCATTACAGTTGAAGTATTTCTGAAATGCCTGCTACTCGGGCTCTTGTTTGGGATGACGGGGAATGTCTTTATCTCCCTACAAAGTTTCTTCAAAAAACAGGCTATTCATTATTTGAAAAATCCTTATTGGCGGATTGCGCTTATTGGGGGTGCACTTAGTTTGGTTCTTTGGTTTGCACATTTAGGGCGTTATACAGGTCTTGGGACGAATTTGATTGAAGCTAGTTTTTCTACTCACCATATCTACAGCTATGATTTTTTGCTGAAATTACTTTTTACTACCTTGACGCTTGCGGCAGGTTTTCAAGGTGGCGAAGTAACCCCGTTATTTTCGATTGGAGCTTCACTCGGTGTTGTTCTTGCTCCTACAGTTGGCTTGCCAATTGAATTAGTAGCAGCAGCGGGTTATATTGCTGTGTTTGCCAGTGCGACCAATACTCTACTTGCTCCGATTCTGATTGGTGGAGAAGTCTTTGGATTTCACAATCTCCCATTTTTTACTATTACAGTGATAATCAGCTACATGCTCAACCGCAAGCAATCCATTTATAGTTTGCAAAAAGCGATAAATATCGAAGAAAAATAA
- a CDS encoding YvcK family protein → MRKPRITVIGGGTGIPVILKSLRDKDVDITAIVTVADDGGSSGEIRQALQMTPPGDLRNVLLAMSDMPKLYERIFQYRFAETDGALAGHPLGNLIIAGISEMQGSTYHAMQLLSKFFHTTGKIYPSSENALTLHAVFTDGHEVVGESKIAGYKGMVDHVYVTNSYNQDEPTASRKVVESILESDMIVLGPGSLFTSILPNLMISEIGQALKETKADVTYVCNIMTQRGETEFFSDADHVRVLNKHLGENFIDMVLVNIEPVPKEYMNTHQFDEYLVQVKHDFPGLQAQAQRVISSNFLRLENGGAFHDGDLVVEELLKILQVKS, encoded by the coding sequence ATGAGAAAGCCTAGAATTACAGTCATTGGAGGTGGAACAGGTATTCCAGTGATTCTCAAAAGTCTGCGTGATAAGGATGTGGATATTACCGCTATTGTGACAGTAGCAGATGACGGTGGCTCTTCGGGCGAGATCCGTCAGGCCTTACAGATGACTCCACCCGGGGACTTGCGCAATGTCCTGCTTGCCATGTCTGACATGCCCAAGCTATATGAACGCATTTTTCAGTATCGTTTTGCAGAGACAGACGGAGCATTAGCGGGTCATCCCTTGGGAAATCTGATTATTGCGGGCATCTCTGAAATGCAGGGGTCAACCTATCATGCTATGCAGCTCTTATCCAAGTTCTTTCATACGACAGGAAAAATTTATCCCTCAAGCGAAAATGCCCTGACCCTCCATGCTGTGTTTACAGACGGTCATGAGGTGGTAGGCGAGAGCAAGATTGCAGGATACAAGGGCATGGTCGACCATGTTTATGTGACCAATTCCTACAATCAAGATGAGCCGACTGCCAGTCGGAAGGTGGTTGAAAGCATTCTCGAAAGCGACATGATTGTTCTTGGTCCTGGCTCTCTTTTCACCTCGATTTTGCCTAATCTGATGATTTCAGAAATCGGTCAGGCCTTAAAAGAGACTAAGGCCGATGTGACCTACGTCTGCAATATCATGACCCAGCGGGGGGAAACCGAATTTTTCAGCGATGCAGACCATGTGCGAGTCTTGAACAAGCACTTGGGAGAGAATTTTATCGATATGGTCTTGGTTAATATCGAACCAGTCCCGAAAGAATACATGAATACCCACCAGTTTGACGAATACTTGGTGCAAGTCAAGCATGACTTTCCAGGTTTGCAGGCGCAAGCTCAGCGTGTTATTTCCTCTAATTTCTTACGGCTTGAAAATGGTGGAGCCTTCCATGACGGGGATTTAGTGGTCGAAGAACTCTTGAAAATCTTGCAGGTGAAATCATGA
- a CDS encoding RidA family protein, with amino-acid sequence MRAIHTDKAPAAIGPYVQGKIIGNFLFASGQIPLSPETGEVVGTTIKEQTTQVLKNIQAILTEAGTDFEHVIKTTCFLSDMDDFVDFNEVYKMAFSAEFPARSAVEVARLPRDVKVEIEVIAVVEN; translated from the coding sequence ATGAGAGCGATTCATACAGATAAAGCACCAGCAGCCATTGGACCTTATGTCCAAGGGAAGATTATCGGAAATTTTTTGTTTGCATCAGGTCAGATACCCTTGTCTCCAGAAACGGGTGAGGTTGTCGGTACAACCATTAAGGAACAAACGACTCAGGTTTTGAAAAATATTCAAGCTATTTTAACAGAAGCAGGAACAGATTTTGAACATGTGATAAAAACGACCTGTTTCTTGAGTGATATGGATGATTTCGTAGACTTTAATGAGGTCTATAAAATGGCGTTTTCGGCTGAATTTCCAGCACGGTCAGCAGTTGAAGTGGCTCGTCTGCCACGCGATGTTAAAGTGGAAATCGAAGTCATTGCAGTAGTGGAAAACTAG
- a CDS encoding pyridoxal phosphate-dependent aminotransferase yields the protein MKLSKRVLEMEESVTLAAGARAKELKAQGQDILSLTLGEPDFTTPVNIQEAAIRSIQDGRASFYTVASGLPELKAAISQYFEKFYGYAVAPNQVTVATGAKFSLYTFFMSVINPLDEVIIPTPYWVSYADQIKMAEGVPVFVQATEANDFKVTVDQLEAARTDKTKVLVLNSPSNPTGMIYSKDELLTIGNWAVEHDILILADDIYGRLVYNGNTFTPVSSLSEAIRKQTLVISGVSKTYAMTGWRIGYAVGEAEIISAMSKIAGQTTSNPTAAAQYAAIEALIGEQDTVERMREAFEERLNTIYPLLAEVPGFEVVKPQGAFYLFPNVKKAMEMKGFSDVTDFTTSILEEAGVALVTGAGFGAPENVRLSYATDLETLKEAVNRLKAFMEQD from the coding sequence ATGAAGTTATCAAAGCGAGTGCTTGAAATGGAAGAGAGTGTGACCCTGGCTGCGGGAGCGCGGGCCAAGGAGTTGAAGGCACAAGGACAGGATATTTTATCTTTGACCCTAGGGGAGCCTGACTTTACCACACCAGTAAATATCCAAGAAGCAGCTATCCGATCGATTCAAGACGGTCGTGCTAGCTTTTACACGGTTGCAAGTGGTCTTCCTGAGTTGAAAGCAGCGATTAGCCAGTATTTTGAGAAGTTTTACGGATATGCAGTCGCTCCAAATCAGGTGACAGTAGCTACAGGGGCAAAATTCTCTCTCTATACTTTTTTCATGAGCGTTATTAATCCGCTTGATGAGGTGATTATTCCAACACCTTACTGGGTCAGCTACGCAGATCAAATCAAAATGGCAGAAGGTGTGCCGGTCTTTGTTCAGGCAACAGAAGCAAATGATTTTAAGGTGACGGTAGATCAATTAGAGGCGGCGCGGACAGACAAGACCAAGGTCCTCGTGCTCAATTCACCGTCTAATCCGACTGGAATGATTTACAGCAAGGACGAGCTACTCACAATCGGAAATTGGGCTGTAGAGCATGATATTCTCATTTTAGCAGATGATATTTATGGACGGCTCGTCTATAATGGGAATACGTTCACACCGGTTTCTAGTCTATCTGAAGCGATTCGGAAGCAGACGCTGGTTATCAGCGGTGTGTCGAAGACCTATGCCATGACGGGTTGGCGGATTGGTTATGCAGTGGGTGAGGCAGAAATCATTTCTGCCATGAGTAAGATTGCAGGACAGACAACGTCCAATCCGACAGCAGCTGCCCAATATGCAGCCATTGAAGCACTTATCGGTGAGCAAGATACGGTAGAGCGCATGCGCGAGGCCTTTGAAGAACGTCTCAATACCATTTATCCTTTGCTTGCAGAGGTGCCGGGATTTGAAGTGGTGAAGCCGCAAGGAGCATTCTACCTCTTTCCAAATGTTAAGAAAGCTATGGAAATGAAGGGCTTTTCGGATGTGACCGATTTTACAACATCCATCTTGGAAGAAGCAGGAGTTGCCTTGGTGACAGGAGCAGGTTTTGGCGCACCAGAAAATGTCCGTCTTAGCTATGCGACTGATCTTGAGACCTTAAAAGAAGCTGTTAACCGCCTAAAAGCATTTATGGAACAGGATTAA
- a CDS encoding OsmC family protein translates to MLYSVTATNQEGIHGQVTLSSPKSVQTAHPLTEEEGFNPEELIATAWATCLNATIQALLESQKQSNQSRVEVTCELHREATIGKGYYFQVNAKASIEGFSLEEAESLVQQAHSRCPVSKLIAQSQTIALQTTEWNT, encoded by the coding sequence ATGCTATATTCCGTCACCGCTACCAACCAAGAGGGCATTCATGGACAAGTTACCTTATCCAGCCCAAAATCCGTCCAAACCGCTCATCCCCTCACTGAAGAAGAAGGATTTAATCCAGAAGAACTCATAGCAACCGCTTGGGCTACTTGCCTCAACGCAACCATTCAAGCTCTCTTGGAAAGCCAGAAACAAAGCAACCAATCACGGGTTGAAGTGACCTGTGAACTCCACCGAGAAGCTACTATTGGTAAAGGGTACTACTTTCAGGTCAATGCCAAGGCTAGCATTGAAGGATTCTCACTTGAAGAAGCTGAAAGTCTCGTCCAGCAGGCCCATAGTCGATGTCCCGTTTCAAAACTCATTGCTCAAAGTCAGACTATTGCACTTCAAACCACTGAGTGGAACACATAA
- the rplS gene encoding 50S ribosomal protein L19, which translates to MNPLIQSLTEGQLRTDIPAFRPGDTVRVHAKVVEGSRERIQIFEGVVISRKGQGISEMYTVRKISSGIGVERTFPIHTPRVDKIEVVRYGKVRRAKLYYLRALQGKAARIKEIRR; encoded by the coding sequence ATGAATCCATTAATTCAAAGCTTGACAGAAGGTCAACTACGTACTGATATCCCTGCATTCCGTCCTGGTGACACTGTGCGTGTTCACGCGAAGGTTGTTGAGGGAAGCCGCGAGCGTATCCAGATTTTTGAGGGTGTTGTTATCTCTCGTAAAGGTCAAGGAATCTCAGAAATGTACACAGTCCGCAAGATTTCTAGCGGTATCGGTGTAGAACGTACATTCCCAATTCACACTCCACGTGTTGATAAAATCGAAGTAGTACGTTACGGTAAAGTACGTCGTGCGAAATTGTACTACCTACGTGCATTGCAAGGAAAAGCTGCGCGTATCAAAGAAATCCGTCGTTAA
- a CDS encoding DUF5590 domain-containing protein: protein MAKMRNRTSKSSMTLGKQSLIGVFVLVSVIVFSILYILEVSARPFLQGQEQAEQVAIQYAGVTSISKVARYNGEKSYYSVTGKNQAAEDVLVLIPEESSEILVYKAVEGISQEKAEAIAKENGAGEISKVTFGYFKNQPIWEVKSGQIYYAITFEGGKLLSKEGI from the coding sequence ATGGCAAAAATGAGAAATCGCACCAGTAAATCCAGCATGACGCTTGGCAAGCAGTCTCTTATCGGAGTATTTGTCCTTGTATCTGTTATTGTTTTTTCAATCTTGTATATTTTGGAAGTGTCGGCCCGTCCTTTTTTACAGGGACAAGAGCAGGCTGAGCAGGTGGCAATCCAATATGCAGGCGTGACCTCTATTTCTAAGGTCGCTCGCTACAATGGCGAAAAGAGCTATTATAGTGTGACTGGAAAAAATCAGGCAGCAGAAGACGTCTTAGTCTTGATACCAGAAGAATCGTCGGAAATTCTTGTTTATAAGGCGGTAGAAGGGATTTCTCAAGAAAAAGCGGAGGCGATTGCCAAAGAAAATGGAGCTGGTGAGATTTCAAAAGTGACCTTTGGCTACTTTAAAAATCAACCGATTTGGGAAGTAAAATCTGGTCAGATCTACTATGCTATTACTTTTGAAGGTGGGAAATTGCTGAGTAAGGAGGGAATATGA
- a CDS encoding MarR family winged helix-turn-helix transcriptional regulator, with protein MKENVKKALENNKEALHSLVILHRASDTIYKQEIETMKKYKLTMGQFGVLEALYNKGGLRIQELIDKLLSTSGNMTVVIRNMMRDGYITKVPDCHDKRAFRIHLTDLGRQTIEAILPEHYDNIGRIFNVLSLEEQENLNKILKKFKR; from the coding sequence ATGAAAGAAAATGTGAAAAAAGCCCTAGAAAACAACAAAGAAGCCCTGCATAGTCTGGTCATTCTCCACCGCGCTTCCGATACCATTTATAAGCAAGAAATTGAAACCATGAAAAAATACAAACTGACCATGGGACAATTCGGAGTATTAGAAGCTCTCTACAATAAAGGAGGTCTCCGTATTCAAGAATTGATTGATAAGCTCCTCAGTACATCTGGCAATATGACAGTTGTTATCCGAAACATGATGAGAGACGGCTATATTACAAAAGTACCTGATTGTCATGACAAACGAGCTTTTCGAATACATCTGACCGATCTTGGTCGCCAGACGATTGAGGCTATTCTACCTGAACATTATGACAATATTGGACGAATTTTTAATGTTCTCAGCCTTGAAGAACAGGAAAATCTCAATAAGATTTTAAAAAAATTTAAAAGATAA
- the asnS gene encoding asparagine--tRNA ligase: MSKDLVSIIDVKDHVGEKITIGAWVANKSGKGKLAFLQLRDGTAFFQAVAFKPNFIETFGEEEGTAKFDIVKRLSQETSVLVTGIVKEDERSKFGYELDITDLEVVGESKDYPITPKEHGTDFLMDNRHLWLRSRKQMAIMQIRNAIIYATYEFFDKNGFIKFDSPILSGNAAEDSTELFETDYFGTPAYLSQSGQLYLEAGAMALGRVFDFGPVFRAEKSKTRRHLTEFWMMDAEYSFLSHEESLDLQEAYVKALIQGVLDRASQALETLERDTDLLKKYIAEPFKRVSYDDAISLLQEHEADEDTDYEHVEHGDDFGSPHETWISNYFGVPTFVVNYPASFKAFYMKPVPGNPDRVLCADLLAPEGYGEIIGGSVREDDYDALVAKMESLGMDRSEYEFYLDLRKYGSVPHAGFGIGIERMVTFVAGTKHIREAIPFPRMLHRIKP; this comes from the coding sequence ATGTCTAAAGATTTAGTATCGATTATTGATGTCAAAGACCATGTTGGTGAAAAAATAACGATTGGTGCTTGGGTTGCCAACAAATCAGGAAAAGGAAAACTTGCCTTCTTGCAACTCCGTGACGGAACTGCCTTTTTCCAAGCAGTTGCTTTTAAGCCAAACTTTATTGAAACATTTGGTGAAGAAGAAGGAACAGCTAAGTTTGATATTGTGAAACGTTTGAGCCAAGAAACATCTGTTCTTGTGACAGGGATTGTCAAGGAAGATGAGCGTTCAAAATTCGGCTACGAACTAGATATTACAGACCTTGAAGTGGTTGGTGAATCAAAAGATTATCCAATTACACCAAAAGAACACGGAACGGATTTCCTCATGGACAACCGTCATTTGTGGTTGCGTTCTCGTAAGCAAATGGCCATTATGCAAATCCGCAACGCTATTATCTATGCGACTTATGAATTCTTTGATAAGAATGGCTTTATTAAGTTTGACAGCCCAATCTTGTCTGGAAATGCCGCAGAAGATTCAACAGAACTCTTTGAAACCGACTACTTTGGCACACCTGCTTACTTGAGCCAATCAGGTCAGTTGTACTTGGAAGCAGGAGCAATGGCGCTCGGTCGTGTCTTTGACTTTGGTCCAGTATTCCGTGCGGAAAAATCAAAAACCCGCCGCCATTTGACCGAGTTCTGGATGATGGATGCCGAGTATTCATTCCTTTCGCATGAAGAATCGCTTGATTTGCAAGAAGCCTATGTCAAGGCACTTATCCAAGGTGTTCTAGACCGTGCATCGCAGGCGCTTGAGACCTTGGAACGGGATACGGACCTCTTGAAGAAATACATTGCAGAGCCATTTAAACGTGTCTCTTATGATGATGCGATTAGTCTTTTACAAGAGCATGAAGCAGACGAAGATACGGACTATGAGCACGTAGAGCATGGAGATGACTTTGGTTCTCCACATGAAACATGGATTTCAAACTACTTTGGAGTACCGACCTTTGTTGTCAACTACCCAGCTAGCTTCAAGGCTTTCTACATGAAACCAGTCCCTGGTAATCCAGACCGCGTTCTTTGTGCGGATCTTCTTGCGCCAGAAGGCTATGGCGAAATCATCGGAGGCTCTGTCCGTGAAGATGACTACGATGCCCTTGTTGCCAAAATGGAAAGTCTTGGCATGGATCGTTCAGAGTACGAATTTTACCTTGACCTCCGTAAATATGGCTCAGTTCCCCACGCAGGATTTGGAATTGGTATCGAGCGGATGGTGACTTTCGTCGCTGGTACCAAGCACATCCGTGAAGCCATTCCATTCCCACGCATGTTGCATCGGATTAAACCGTAA
- the whiA gene encoding DNA-binding protein WhiA — translation MSFSVQVKEEIISQGRPEKSELAAMIKLSGSLGLASSGLTLSISSENAKIARHLYEMLYQFYQVKAEIRHHQKTNLRKNRVYTVFLENGVNEILNDLYLADSFFGLETGIAPAILENDSWSQSYLRGAFLASGSVKDPETGKYQLEIASIYEDHAYDLANLLQKFLLDGKVIERSKGSITYLQRAEDIMDFLLIIGAEEAKTEFENVKVLRETRNDLNRAINAEAANIARTVTASMKTINNISKIMETIGLDQLPSDLQEVAQLRITHPDYSIQQLADSLTKPITKSGLNHRLRKLNKIADEL, via the coding sequence ATGAGTTTCAGTGTGCAGGTAAAAGAAGAAATTATCAGTCAGGGACGGCCAGAAAAGAGTGAATTAGCAGCCATGATTAAGCTATCGGGCAGTTTGGGGCTAGCCTCGTCTGGGCTTACCTTGTCGATTAGCAGTGAGAATGCAAAAATCGCCCGTCATCTCTATGAAATGCTCTATCAGTTTTACCAAGTCAAGGCGGAAATCCGTCACCACCAAAAGACCAATCTGCGAAAAAACCGGGTCTATACCGTATTTTTAGAGAATGGGGTCAATGAGATTTTAAATGATCTCTATCTAGCAGATAGCTTTTTTGGCTTGGAAACAGGAATTGCCCCTGCGATTTTAGAAAATGATAGCTGGAGTCAGTCCTATCTGCGGGGCGCTTTTTTAGCCAGCGGTTCTGTAAAAGATCCAGAAACAGGCAAGTATCAATTGGAAATCGCCTCTATTTATGAGGATCATGCCTATGATTTAGCCAATCTCCTGCAAAAATTTCTCTTGGACGGAAAAGTCATCGAACGTTCCAAAGGAAGCATTACTTACTTGCAACGGGCAGAAGATATCATGGACTTTCTCTTGATTATCGGAGCAGAAGAAGCTAAGACCGAATTTGAAAATGTTAAAGTTCTGCGCGAGACACGAAATGACCTCAACCGAGCAATCAACGCAGAAGCCGCTAACATTGCCCGCACTGTGACTGCTAGCATGAAGACGATTAACAACATTTCTAAAATTATGGAAACGATTGGCCTTGATCAATTGCCGTCTGACCTGCAAGAAGTCGCACAACTGCGAATAACGCATCCAGATTATTCTATTCAGCAGCTGGCAGACAGTCTCACAAAACCCATTACCAAGAGTGGTCTCAATCACCGCTTGCGTAAACTCAATAAAATTGCCGATGAATTATAA